The Rhodopseudomonas palustris genome window below encodes:
- a CDS encoding Crp/Fnr family transcriptional regulator — protein MIASSERPNNNLLRALSPSDFELVRPHLRCETRAAGDLLYRPGDHVGSAFFPCGPSLVSYEVTDGDGRGVETVLVGREGAVGGIVSSGFLPAYCLIVVKFEGPFVRMPILNIQAAKDRSPSFKSFFARYADCLMAQMFQSTACNAIHSIEQRTAKWIAAAMDRTGDSMVPLTHEQLAAMMGVGRSYTSRVLQAFRQEGILTTRRGALIVDDADKLRTRACRCNDAVKEHFDVVLRGVYPEPDDAAA, from the coding sequence GTGATCGCCTCTTCTGAACGGCCGAACAACAACTTGTTGCGAGCACTGAGCCCAAGCGATTTCGAGCTGGTGCGCCCGCATCTGCGGTGCGAGACCCGGGCCGCCGGGGATCTGTTGTATCGCCCCGGCGATCACGTCGGCAGCGCGTTCTTTCCGTGTGGGCCGAGCCTCGTATCTTATGAGGTGACCGACGGCGACGGTCGCGGCGTCGAGACGGTGCTGGTCGGGCGCGAAGGCGCGGTCGGCGGCATCGTCAGCTCCGGTTTCCTGCCGGCGTATTGCCTGATCGTCGTCAAGTTCGAGGGCCCGTTCGTCCGCATGCCGATCCTCAACATTCAGGCTGCCAAGGATCGGTCGCCGAGCTTCAAGTCCTTTTTCGCGCGCTACGCCGACTGTCTGATGGCGCAGATGTTTCAATCGACCGCGTGCAACGCGATCCATTCGATCGAGCAGCGCACCGCGAAGTGGATCGCTGCGGCGATGGACCGCACCGGCGACAGCATGGTGCCGCTCACCCACGAGCAGCTCGCGGCGATGATGGGCGTCGGCCGCAGCTACACCAGCCGCGTGCTGCAGGCGTTTCGCCAGGAGGGCATCCTCACGACGCGGCGCGGCGCTCTGATCGTCGACGATGCCGACAAGCTGCGGACGCGGGCCTGCCGCTGCAATGATGCGGTGAAGGAGCACTTCGACGTGGTGCTGCGCGGCGTCTATCCCGAGCCGGACGACGCTGCCGCGTAG
- a CDS encoding Crp/Fnr family transcriptional regulator: protein MKDVHRVLIDKLREHSRLSADDLTAIRNLSFTLRELESSEDLIRQGETPKGAALVVEGMVGRYHLQRNGRRQFLSFHMVGDLPDAQGIFLERMDHSLCAIGHAVTAIIPHREILRMFEARPGLGFAIWRETLVDAAIFREAITNNSARTMKARMAHLFCELFYRAEVSKLTDGNSMQLPISLAQLGDTLGMAIATVNRTISSLRASKTMDFRYGVLTIRNWQGLAKIGEFDPGYLHLKRTPAR from the coding sequence ATGAAGGATGTCCATCGCGTCCTGATCGACAAACTGCGCGAGCATTCCCGTCTGTCGGCCGATGACCTCACCGCAATCCGCAATTTGAGTTTTACGCTGCGGGAGCTTGAGAGCAGCGAAGATCTGATCCGCCAAGGCGAAACGCCGAAGGGCGCCGCGCTCGTCGTCGAAGGCATGGTCGGACGGTATCATTTGCAGCGAAACGGCCGTCGACAATTCCTGTCGTTTCACATGGTCGGCGACCTGCCGGATGCGCAGGGGATTTTTTTGGAGCGGATGGATCATTCGCTGTGCGCGATCGGGCATGCGGTGACGGCAATCATTCCGCATCGGGAGATCCTGCGGATGTTCGAAGCCCGGCCCGGGCTCGGCTTTGCGATCTGGCGCGAAACCCTTGTGGATGCGGCGATTTTCCGCGAAGCGATCACCAACAATTCGGCCCGGACGATGAAGGCTCGGATGGCGCATCTGTTCTGCGAATTGTTCTACCGCGCCGAGGTCTCGAAGCTGACCGACGGTAACTCGATGCAGCTCCCCATCAGCCTTGCCCAACTCGGCGACACGCTGGGCATGGCGATCGCCACCGTGAACCGCACCATCTCGTCGTTGCGGGCGTCGAAGACGATGGACTTTCGCTATGGGGTGCTGACGATCCGCAACTGGCAGGGGCTCGCCAAGATCGGCGAATTCGATCCCGGCTACCTGCACCTGAAGCGCACACCGGCGCGCTGA
- a CDS encoding histidine phosphatase family protein has protein sequence MNDFSRLWLVRHAPVDGPKGVIHAPDAPVDLGDTAVLAALGEKLPHDATVVASPSRRTRETAAALGFDAMLDPDFREQDFGTWTGRRHDDLSRELGPAYDAFWQDAARLAPPGGESFVDQIERVRRGLARLPAGDVVLVVHSGTIRAVLAIAIKTSPEAALSFVIDPLSLTQIDRLGSSGWRIVWVNRVVG, from the coding sequence ATGAACGACTTCAGCCGGCTGTGGCTGGTGCGGCATGCGCCGGTGGATGGGCCAAAGGGCGTGATTCACGCCCCCGACGCGCCGGTTGATCTCGGTGACACTGCGGTGCTCGCTGCGCTAGGCGAAAAACTGCCGCACGATGCGACGGTGGTCGCAAGCCCGAGCCGGCGCACGCGCGAGACCGCCGCAGCACTCGGCTTCGATGCGATGCTCGACCCCGATTTTCGCGAGCAGGATTTTGGCACCTGGACCGGGCGCCGCCACGACGATCTGTCGCGCGAACTCGGCCCTGCCTACGATGCATTCTGGCAGGATGCGGCGCGCTTGGCGCCGCCAGGCGGCGAGAGCTTCGTCGACCAGATCGAACGGGTGCGGCGCGGTCTGGCGCGGCTGCCCGCTGGTGATGTCGTGCTGGTGGTACACTCCGGCACCATTCGCGCCGTACTGGCGATTGCCATTAAGACATCCCCCGAGGCTGCGCTGAGCTTTGTGATCGATCCGCTGTCGCTGACGCAGATCGACCGGCTGGGCTCGTCCGGCTGGCGGATCGTCTGGGTCAATCGCGTAGTCGGTTAG
- a CDS encoding cysteine-rich small domain-containing protein: MEPKDTTTNEAFKGFTNEACPFLPCHRGVEREFNCLFCYCPLSAYQCPGPYKTFVDRNGLTRKDCSDCTLPHNGYRRSWNFIQRWLERPVPWDSQPQDPRHLKREVSESGD, encoded by the coding sequence ATGGAGCCGAAAGACACAACTACCAACGAAGCCTTCAAGGGCTTCACCAACGAGGCCTGCCCGTTTCTGCCGTGCCATCGCGGCGTCGAGCGGGAATTCAACTGCCTGTTCTGCTACTGCCCGCTGAGCGCCTATCAGTGCCCCGGCCCCTACAAGACCTTCGTCGATCGCAATGGGCTGACGCGCAAGGATTGTTCGGACTGCACCTTGCCGCACAACGGCTATCGGCGGTCGTGGAATTTCATCCAGCGCTGGTTGGAGCGGCCGGTGCCTTGGGACAGCCAGCCCCAGGATCCGCGCCACCTCAAGCGTGAAGTCTCCGAAAGCGGCGACTGA
- a CDS encoding acyl-CoA dehydrogenase family protein has protein sequence MEYRSPWMTEELDTFRDQFRKFLAKDLAPHGDKWRKQKMVDRSAWLKLGEMGALLPSVPEEYGGLGASFAYDAAVYEDMEKIVPDALSGVTVSSGIVAHYILNYGSEEQKRRWLPGMARGELIGAIAMTEPGTGSDLQSVRTTAKLDGDDYVINGQKTFITNGQNCDLIIVVARTGGAGAKGLSLIVLETKDNPGFKRGRNLDKIGLHASDTSELFFENARTPKENLLGGEEGKGFVQLMQQLPQERLIIAIGAVAAMERAVALTSEYTRERKAFGQPIIEFQNTAFTLAERKTEAFIARVFVDYCLVQLIAGNLDAVTASMAKWWTTQKQVETVDECLQLHGGYGYMQEYPIGRMFIDSRIQKIYGGTNEVMKLLIARSL, from the coding sequence ATGGAATACCGATCGCCCTGGATGACCGAAGAGCTGGACACGTTCCGCGACCAGTTTCGCAAATTCCTCGCCAAGGACCTCGCACCCCATGGCGACAAGTGGCGCAAGCAGAAGATGGTCGATCGTTCGGCCTGGCTGAAGCTCGGCGAAATGGGGGCGCTGTTGCCCAGCGTTCCGGAAGAGTATGGCGGGCTCGGCGCCAGCTTCGCCTATGATGCCGCGGTCTATGAGGACATGGAGAAGATCGTCCCCGACGCGCTGTCCGGCGTCACCGTGTCGAGCGGCATCGTGGCGCACTACATCCTCAACTATGGCTCGGAAGAGCAGAAACGGCGTTGGCTGCCCGGAATGGCGCGCGGCGAGCTGATCGGCGCGATCGCGATGACCGAACCCGGCACCGGCTCGGACCTGCAGAGCGTGCGCACCACCGCCAAGCTCGACGGCGACGACTACGTCATCAACGGCCAGAAGACCTTCATCACCAACGGCCAGAACTGCGACCTGATCATCGTGGTCGCCCGCACCGGCGGCGCCGGCGCCAAGGGGCTGTCGCTGATCGTGCTAGAGACCAAGGACAACCCCGGCTTCAAGCGCGGCCGCAACCTCGACAAGATCGGCCTGCACGCCTCCGACACCTCCGAGCTGTTCTTCGAGAATGCCCGCACGCCGAAGGAGAACCTGCTCGGCGGCGAAGAGGGCAAAGGCTTCGTGCAGCTGATGCAGCAGCTGCCGCAAGAGCGCCTGATCATCGCGATCGGCGCCGTGGCAGCGATGGAGCGCGCGGTTGCGCTGACTTCGGAGTATACGCGGGAGCGCAAGGCGTTCGGCCAGCCGATTATCGAATTCCAGAATACAGCTTTCACGCTCGCCGAACGCAAGACCGAAGCCTTCATCGCGCGAGTGTTTGTCGATTACTGTCTGGTGCAGCTGATCGCCGGCAATCTCGATGCGGTGACCGCCTCAATGGCGAAATGGTGGACGACGCAGAAGCAGGTCGAGACCGTGGACGAGTGCCTGCAACTGCACGGCGGCTACGGCTATATGCAGGAATACCCAATCGGCCGGATGTTCATCGACTCGCGGATCCAGAAGATCTACGGCGGCACCAACGAGGTGATGAAGCTGCTGATCGCCCGCTCGCTCTAA
- a CDS encoding MarR family winged helix-turn-helix transcriptional regulator: MAKSPTRNPPITEHLAYLLAQANREINRQLEARLRSEGVPVEQWRILKVLSDGKGHSMGELAEAVLLNHPTLTKMIDRMVSDSLVYRVQDPEDRRKVLMYTSDRGKALTQRLNTLALSQEAHIAENYGDKATAELKRLLESLIDSAT, translated from the coding sequence GTGGCCAAATCGCCGACCCGCAATCCGCCGATCACCGAACACCTCGCCTATCTGCTGGCGCAGGCCAATCGGGAGATCAACCGCCAGCTCGAAGCACGGCTACGCAGCGAAGGGGTGCCGGTCGAGCAATGGCGCATCCTCAAGGTGCTGTCCGACGGCAAGGGCCATTCGATGGGCGAACTCGCCGAGGCGGTGCTGCTCAATCATCCGACCCTGACCAAGATGATCGACCGGATGGTTTCGGATTCGCTGGTGTATCGCGTCCAGGATCCGGAGGATCGCCGCAAGGTGCTGATGTACACCTCCGACCGCGGCAAAGCTCTGACCCAGCGTCTCAATACGTTGGCGTTGAGCCAAGAGGCGCATATCGCCGAAAACTACGGCGACAAGGCTACCGCTGAGCTGAAGCGGCTGCTTGAAAGCCTGATCGACAGCGCCACCTGA
- a CDS encoding substrate-binding domain-containing protein, translating to MLSAVDLGHSGAYGVPPLGFLERGALPDARWVEGPGDGGGAASRRARNKLRVANFVTFQGSPGLWGPASTNAALLAAAEINKRGGILGREVELVFSDAGGPIEDVARRVALAVDYDDVDIVMGSHISAVRVALRNAIRGRVPYIYTPVYEGGERAPGVMAIGETPRWQSRPAIDWLAREKRAQRWYLIGSDYVWPWLSHRAVKKYIKDAGGKVVGEEFVPLGEDDHERHLDRIRAARPDVVLISLIGNDSVTFNRSFAEAGLSSHVLRLAGAMDETVLLGIGADNTENLFCASGYFGCYDCTANDAFRDSYRRMFGPTAPPIGSVGQSNYEGLRFLATIAEKAQTLQARSLLQAARNVVYQGGRGDVTIRDGRARMTMHLAEADGLDFKLLRTF from the coding sequence GTGCTTTCGGCTGTCGATCTCGGACATAGTGGCGCCTATGGAGTGCCGCCGCTCGGCTTTCTCGAGCGCGGTGCGCTTCCCGACGCGCGTTGGGTGGAAGGGCCGGGAGACGGCGGCGGCGCGGCCTCGCGCCGCGCACGCAACAAGCTTCGCGTTGCGAATTTCGTCACCTTCCAGGGCTCGCCCGGGCTGTGGGGACCGGCCTCGACCAATGCGGCGCTGCTTGCGGCTGCCGAAATCAACAAGCGCGGCGGCATCCTGGGCCGCGAGGTCGAACTGGTGTTCAGCGATGCCGGGGGGCCGATCGAGGATGTCGCTCGGCGGGTTGCGCTGGCGGTCGACTACGACGACGTCGATATCGTGATGGGCTCGCACATCAGTGCAGTGCGGGTAGCACTGCGGAACGCCATCCGAGGTCGCGTGCCCTATATCTACACGCCGGTCTATGAAGGCGGCGAGCGTGCTCCCGGCGTGATGGCAATCGGGGAGACGCCGCGCTGGCAGAGCCGGCCAGCGATCGACTGGCTGGCCCGGGAGAAGAGGGCGCAGCGCTGGTACCTGATCGGCAGCGATTACGTCTGGCCATGGCTGTCGCATCGCGCTGTGAAGAAGTACATCAAGGACGCGGGCGGCAAGGTGGTCGGTGAGGAGTTCGTGCCGCTCGGCGAGGACGATCACGAACGGCACCTCGACCGGATTCGCGCCGCCCGACCCGATGTCGTACTGATTTCGCTGATCGGCAACGACAGCGTGACGTTCAATCGTTCCTTCGCCGAAGCTGGGCTTTCGAGCCATGTGCTCCGGTTGGCCGGTGCGATGGACGAGACGGTGCTGCTGGGCATCGGCGCCGACAACACCGAAAACTTGTTCTGCGCATCGGGCTATTTCGGCTGTTACGACTGCACCGCCAACGATGCGTTTCGCGATTCTTATCGCCGGATGTTCGGACCGACGGCGCCGCCGATCGGGTCGGTCGGGCAGTCCAACTATGAAGGTCTGCGATTTCTGGCGACGATTGCCGAGAAGGCGCAGACGCTGCAGGCCCGCTCGCTGCTGCAGGCGGCGCGCAATGTCGTGTACCAGGGCGGCCGCGGCGACGTGACGATCAGAGACGGCCGTGCACGGATGACGATGCACCTTGCCGAGGCCGACGGCCTGGATTTCAAGTTGCTCCGCACCTTCTAG
- a CDS encoding amidase has product MAVSLPTPTQLLEVADQCGLSLTDEDIVSFRGLMQPSIDAYNVVAALPDEVPLVKYPRTPGYTPGPDENQRNAWYRKASVQGASSGKLKGKTVALKDNIMLAGVPMMNGSSTLEGYVPDFDATVVTRILDAGGEILGKTHCEHFCMSGGSHTGSNGPVHNPHKMGYSAGGSSSGSAVVVALGEADMAIGGDQGGSIRMPSSFSGTYGMKPTWGLVPYTGIMPIEIYVDHTGPMTANVEDNALLLEVLAGDDGYDPRIRAPKVHEYTKALGQGIKGMKIGIVREGFEQPGAEPAVNESVREASKRLAGLGATIEEISIPAHNLAGAVWMPIGTEGMTQTMMVGDGYGLSRPDLYSTTLMKAHRGWRGQADSLSETTKMMLLLGTYINNTFGPRYYGKAVNISRRITAAYDAALANFDLLLMPTTPMKATPLPAPNAPREEVIGRAFEMITNTAPFDITHHPAMSIPCGMVDGLPIGLMLVGKHFDEPTIYRAAHAFEQSGDWKTM; this is encoded by the coding sequence TTGGCCGTTTCGCTTCCCACCCCGACGCAGCTTCTCGAAGTCGCCGATCAGTGCGGCCTGTCGCTCACCGACGAGGACATCGTCTCGTTTCGTGGGCTGATGCAGCCGTCGATCGATGCCTACAATGTGGTTGCGGCGCTGCCCGACGAAGTGCCCTTGGTGAAGTACCCGCGCACGCCCGGCTACACACCGGGCCCGGACGAGAACCAGCGTAATGCCTGGTATCGCAAGGCGAGCGTGCAGGGCGCGTCCTCCGGCAAGCTCAAAGGCAAGACGGTCGCGCTGAAGGACAACATCATGCTGGCCGGCGTGCCGATGATGAACGGTTCTTCGACGCTCGAAGGCTACGTGCCGGACTTCGACGCCACCGTCGTCACACGCATCCTCGACGCCGGCGGCGAGATTCTCGGCAAGACGCATTGTGAGCACTTCTGCATGTCCGGCGGCAGCCACACCGGCTCCAATGGCCCAGTGCACAACCCGCACAAGATGGGCTACTCGGCCGGCGGCTCGTCGTCCGGCAGCGCCGTGGTGGTGGCGCTGGGTGAGGCAGATATGGCGATTGGCGGGGACCAGGGTGGCTCGATCCGGATGCCGTCGTCATTCAGCGGTACCTACGGCATGAAGCCGACCTGGGGTCTCGTGCCTTACACGGGCATCATGCCGATCGAGATCTATGTCGACCACACCGGGCCGATGACGGCGAACGTCGAAGACAACGCGCTGCTGCTCGAAGTGCTCGCGGGCGACGACGGTTACGACCCTCGCATCCGCGCGCCTAAGGTGCACGAGTACACCAAGGCGCTCGGCCAAGGCATCAAGGGCATGAAGATCGGCATCGTCCGCGAAGGCTTCGAGCAGCCCGGGGCAGAGCCTGCAGTGAACGAAAGCGTCCGCGAGGCCTCCAAACGCCTCGCTGGCCTCGGCGCCACCATCGAGGAAATCTCGATCCCTGCGCACAATCTGGCCGGCGCGGTGTGGATGCCGATCGGCACCGAGGGCATGACCCAGACCATGATGGTGGGGGATGGCTACGGCCTCAGCCGGCCGGATCTGTATTCGACAACGCTAATGAAGGCGCATCGCGGCTGGCGCGGCCAGGCGGACTCGCTGTCCGAGACCACCAAGATGATGCTGTTGCTCGGCACCTATATCAACAACACCTTCGGGCCGCGTTACTACGGCAAGGCCGTCAACATCTCGCGGCGCATCACCGCCGCCTACGATGCGGCGCTGGCAAATTTCGATCTTCTGCTGATGCCGACGACGCCGATGAAGGCAACGCCGCTGCCGGCGCCGAACGCGCCCCGTGAGGAGGTGATCGGTCGCGCGTTCGAGATGATCACCAACACCGCCCCGTTCGACATCACCCATCACCCGGCGATGTCGATCCCCTGCGGAATGGTCGATGGCCTGCCGATAGGGCTGATGCTGGTCGGTAAGCACTTCGACGAGCCGACGATCTATCGCGCGGCCCATGCGTTCGAACAGTCGGGCGACTGGAAGACGATGTAG